gctggaccAGCCCGTGGCGTGCAGCGACTACATCCAGCTGGGCTGCGTGCCCGACGGCTCCCTGGCGGTGCCCGAGCTGAAAACCTGCTACATCGCGGGCTGGAGAGCCACCCCGGACAGCGGTCAGTgccccccggggctggggacgAGCTGGGCACCGCGGGGacgcggccgggccggcgcaGGGCAGAGGCCAAAGCGGCAGAGCCGGGTCCGGGCCGCGCAcggagccccgggcagggacaCGGAGGGACAGGGGCCGAGCCCGGGGAGGTGCCGGGTGCTCAGTGCCCTCTGTGcccgcagcccccagccctcgcctggtgctgcaggaggccaAGGTGCGGCTCATCGACGTCCAGCTGTGCAACAGCAGCCGCTGGTACGGGGGGGCCGTGCACCCCCAGGACCTGTGCGCGGGGTACCCGCGGGGCGGCATCGACACCTGCCAGGTGGGGCTGGGCccggggctgggcacagggaccctGAGCCCCAACAGGGCCCCGTGGgacccccagagccagcacagggaccctGAGCCCCAACAGGGCCCCGTGGgacccccagagccagcacagggaccctGAGCCCCAACAGGGCCCCGTGGgacccccagagccagcacagggaccctGAGCCCAGCCATGGCCTGGCACCGCCTGGGCCTGGCCCggtgccctcccagccccgtgtccccaccACTGGCGGCTGTCCCTTGcccatccccgtgtccctgccccgtgtccccttgtccccaaGGCTGGCACCGTGCCCACAGAGCCCCCCCAGTGCTCCCGGGCCATGCCGGAGCTGCCggaggctccagcagagccgggaaggaggcaggagagaggaTCCAACTCTGACCCCTCTCTCCTGTCGCAGGGGGACAGCGGGGGTCCCCTGGTCTGCAAGGACAACACCGGTGACTTCTTCTGGCTGGTGGGCCTGACCAGCTGGGGCAAGGGCTGCGCCGGGGCCAAGCGGCCCGGGGTGTTCACCGCCACGCAGCCCTTCCACACCTGGATCCAGGTGCAGATGGGATTGCTCCCGCCAGAAGCCGACTCCGCTCCACCCGAGCCCTTGCCGAGCCCCGAGGAGGAGCCCGAGGCCGACTCGGAGGACGAGC
The Motacilla alba alba isolate MOTALB_02 chromosome 1A, Motacilla_alba_V1.0_pri, whole genome shotgun sequence genome window above contains:
- the LOC119707924 gene encoding acrosin-like, with amino-acid sequence GGSGVHPGAWPGVISVQATWENGTWHMCSGALIHPRWVLTVAHCFARAGDISRWEVVIGATDLSQPGPEAELRHIQTLLVHQYYEPRTARNNIALLELDQPVACSDYIQLGCVPDGSLAVPELKTCYIAGWRATPDSAPSPRLVLQEAKVRLIDVQLCNSSRWYGGAVHPQDLCAGYPRGGIDTCQGDSGGPLVCKDNTGDFFWLVGLTSWGKGCAGAKRPGVFTATQPFHTWIQVQMGLLPPEADSAPPEPLPSPEEEPEADSEDELNPNPEDSEYSTKISFQQQILGKFLNLLLELLQFLKGEKA